Proteins from a genomic interval of Neodiprion lecontei isolate iyNeoLeco1 chromosome 2, iyNeoLeco1.1, whole genome shotgun sequence:
- the LOC107227101 gene encoding glycine cleavage system H protein, mitochondrial, with translation MAQYVTQILRCTVKTIASTHGKQMFNSGVSLRSKIFLSRGISTTRCMSSTERWYTDKHEWVEINGKVGTIGISHYAQDALGDVVYAQLPDVGTSISQEDECGALESVKAASELYSPVSGKVVEKNEAVESSPGLINSSCYEKGWLFKVELTNPDEIKKLMDEKTYDQFLKTDSH, from the exons ATGGCTCAATACGTGACGCAAATTTTAAGATGTACAGTAAAAACAATAGCCTCTACTCATGGTAAACAAATGTTCAATAGTGGTGTTTCCCTAAGATCAAAGATATTCTTATCACGAGGAATAAGCACAACGCGGTGTATGTCCAGTACCG agAGATGGTATACAGACAAACACGAATGGGTAGAAATTAATGGTAAAGTCGGTACCATTGGGATTTCACACTATGCTCAAGATGCCCTCGGCGACGTCGTCTATGCACAGCTTCCAGATGTTGGCACTTCCATAAGTCAGGAAG ACGAATGTGGAGCATTGGAGTCTGTAAAAGCAGCATCAGAACTATATAGCCCAGTGTCTGGCAAAgtagtggaaaaaaatgaggCAGTTGAAAGTAGTCCTGGTTTAATCAATTCTTCCTGCTATGAAAAGGGCTGGCTTTTCAAAGTTGAACTGACTAACCCAGACGAGATTAAGAAATTGATGGATGAAAAGACATACGATCAATTCCTGAAAACAGATAGCCATTAA